From Sulfuracidifex tepidarius, one genomic window encodes:
- a CDS encoding DNA double-strand break repair nuclease NurA encodes MGLEDVIEKLMKALAEASKDEPYLGVMQKVDVVDSTPVYEDGELGECEPLNEFAYLDTSSRVIQVKGANIYMASLYGNDNGIHVMVPSDSLVPFIAVKGSKKALEKVKAALGDLLVTENVNGVEYDLEYKDDNILDELRISLENHFIETSKNVVVVDGPVVPGPYLEMVGEPYRSAFEELASRRRREKLVGVVKRLSFTRKLSREEKVGSKFPRLLGSTDDVIVHEMSKSVKSDVFFTPVYKEEVNLKGGKVTRYMVYVKVRDSVFRVESTDRELLCRGVFTSARNASIRGIPTFIEVADKMSKRLSASTFVLSFVYAKTMLGVNYEDWNSFVEAKRDLNE; translated from the coding sequence ATGGGACTAGAGGACGTAATAGAGAAGCTCATGAAAGCTCTCGCTGAAGCGTCAAAGGACGAGCCTTACTTGGGCGTTATGCAGAAAGTAGACGTTGTCGACTCTACTCCAGTTTATGAGGACGGCGAGTTGGGGGAGTGCGAGCCTTTAAACGAGTTCGCTTACCTTGATACTTCCTCTCGAGTGATACAAGTGAAGGGAGCTAACATTTACATGGCATCACTTTACGGGAACGACAACGGGATACATGTGATGGTTCCCTCGGATTCCCTGGTTCCCTTCATCGCGGTTAAGGGTTCAAAGAAAGCCTTAGAGAAGGTCAAAGCTGCGCTCGGGGACCTACTGGTGACGGAGAACGTGAACGGGGTAGAGTACGACTTGGAGTACAAGGACGATAATATCCTGGACGAACTTAGGATCTCCTTGGAGAACCACTTCATAGAGACGTCAAAGAACGTGGTAGTGGTCGACGGTCCCGTGGTTCCAGGTCCTTACCTCGAGATGGTGGGTGAGCCCTACCGTTCTGCATTCGAGGAGTTAGCCTCGAGGAGACGGAGGGAGAAACTTGTGGGGGTAGTGAAGAGGCTTTCATTCACTAGGAAATTATCAAGGGAAGAGAAAGTGGGGAGTAAATTCCCCCGTCTGTTGGGTTCCACAGACGACGTAATAGTCCATGAGATGTCCAAGTCAGTGAAGTCAGACGTCTTCTTTACGCCGGTCTACAAGGAGGAGGTTAACCTGAAGGGAGGGAAAGTGACCAGATACATGGTGTACGTAAAGGTCAGGGACAGCGTATTTCGCGTTGAAAGCACAGACAGGGAACTCCTTTGTAGGGGAGTCTTTACCTCAGCCAGGAACGCCTCTATCAGGGGGATACCTACTTTCATAGAGGTCGCAGACAAGATGTCCAAGAGGCTGAGCGCTTCCACTTTCGTGTTGTCCTTCGTTTACGCTAAGACCATGTTGGGGGTAAACTATGAGGACTGGAACTCCTTCGTGGAAGCCAAGAGGGACCTAAACGAGTGA
- a CDS encoding ATP-binding protein, with amino-acid sequence MSLHDMIEQARERASKNGEVVGLASRVIPLTHGDEEKEIRAEIPFETYLKKRFLVGSYLGISLPVSGTLILSRITAVERSDILALSKVPALTPVEDPSGMTTSLAVNLELLSEEVDGEVVPPSSPVDPQSPIFIPSTDFVKRMLGIPDQGVEIGKVMEGYKEMDVPVKLTHDITRHHVLVVGTTGAGKTNLLRVLLKRSQTPAVVFDIQGDYVKTAARIGGNVVLPLPREYATKVTDFVNLFLKRSNLKGSIKDVQDGKFIIEGEEGEFFLYLTGFQLRKTYNFLPEVSPFFTLQGAMFFKSISEECLSTVDKWEEECSELMDEMRIHKTTQDNIIRSVNLLKNTGVIDVKFKDSKSLLDEPKYEEIMNGKTVVDLRWALERGVSTATMSAFIIAQRIFEIVDKRYKSEGEETPYLMIFDEAHEYFPQSRKDDEKEGLERLINRIMRLGRVRGIGTILATHRPTDLNDLILTLANTKVVMRADEDALKKIGMEEFSSMLQASPAGYSIMRTFSLKVHDLIFRTVKDS; translated from the coding sequence TTGTCTCTTCATGACATGATAGAACAAGCGAGGGAGAGGGCGTCCAAGAACGGGGAAGTGGTGGGTTTAGCTTCAAGGGTGATACCTCTCACCCACGGTGACGAGGAAAAGGAGATCAGGGCTGAGATCCCCTTTGAGACTTACCTTAAGAAGAGGTTTCTAGTGGGGAGCTACCTGGGGATCTCCCTCCCGGTCTCAGGCACCCTGATACTCAGCAGGATAACCGCGGTGGAGAGGAGTGATATCCTAGCTCTGTCCAAGGTACCCGCCCTCACTCCCGTGGAGGACCCTTCAGGCATGACTACCTCGTTGGCTGTGAACCTAGAATTGCTTTCTGAGGAAGTTGACGGAGAGGTTGTACCTCCGTCTTCCCCTGTGGACCCTCAGAGCCCCATCTTCATTCCTAGCACGGACTTCGTGAAGAGGATGTTGGGTATACCAGATCAAGGGGTTGAGATAGGAAAGGTCATGGAGGGTTACAAGGAGATGGACGTTCCGGTGAAGTTAACTCACGACATAACGAGGCACCACGTCTTGGTAGTTGGGACCACGGGGGCGGGGAAGACCAACCTTTTGAGGGTATTGTTGAAGAGGAGCCAGACCCCTGCAGTCGTCTTCGACATCCAAGGTGACTACGTGAAGACTGCTGCCAGGATAGGAGGCAACGTAGTCCTCCCTTTACCTAGGGAGTACGCTACTAAGGTCACTGACTTCGTTAACCTCTTCCTCAAGAGGAGTAACCTGAAAGGTTCCATAAAGGACGTACAAGACGGAAAGTTCATCATTGAAGGAGAAGAGGGGGAGTTCTTCCTTTACCTGACGGGTTTTCAACTGAGAAAGACATACAACTTCCTACCAGAGGTCTCGCCTTTCTTCACCTTACAAGGAGCAATGTTCTTCAAGTCCATATCAGAAGAGTGTCTCTCGACGGTGGACAAATGGGAGGAAGAGTGCTCCGAGTTAATGGATGAGATGAGGATCCATAAGACTACTCAGGACAACATAATCAGGTCCGTGAACCTCCTCAAGAACACCGGGGTGATAGACGTTAAGTTCAAGGACAGCAAGTCGCTACTTGACGAACCTAAATACGAGGAAATCATGAATGGCAAAACCGTGGTTGACTTGAGGTGGGCGCTCGAGAGAGGTGTTTCAACTGCTACCATGTCAGCGTTCATCATAGCTCAGAGGATCTTTGAGATAGTAGACAAGAGGTACAAAAGCGAAGGGGAGGAGACCCCGTACTTGATGATATTTGATGAAGCCCATGAGTACTTCCCGCAAAGCAGGAAGGACGACGAAAAGGAAGGGTTAGAGAGGCTCATCAACAGGATCATGAGGCTGGGCAGAGTAAGGGGGATAGGTACAATACTGGCTACTCACCGCCCTACAGACTTGAACGACTTGATACTTACCCTCGCGAACACTAAGGTCGTTATGAGGGCCGATGAGGACGCGCTGAAGAAGATCGGGATGGAGGAGTTCAGCTCAAT